The following proteins are encoded in a genomic region of Glycine max cultivar Williams 82 chromosome 18, Glycine_max_v4.0, whole genome shotgun sequence:
- the LOC113000163 gene encoding LOW QUALITY PROTEIN: probable poly(ADP-ribose) glycohydrolase 2 (The sequence of the model RefSeq protein was modified relative to this genomic sequence to represent the inferred CDS: inserted 2 bases in 1 codon; substituted 1 base at 1 genomic stop codon): MAKNFYLFTYNNLLSPELIADMLFLPAMADNEAIEIVGVERFSSYTGYSSSFRFSGDYVDERDVDTLGRQKTRIVAIDALNRPGMNQYSANLLLRFFNLGVFGFSFDAATSTSMETVEENSQNDYCRMDRCNNIGVATGNWGXSVFGXKTIIQWLAASQFQAKRRKRFKQLVSR; the protein is encoded by the exons ATGGCcaagaacttttatttgtttacttATA ATAATTTGTTGAGTCCAGAATTGATTGCTGACATGCTTTTCTTGCCGGCCATGGCAGATAATGAAGCTATAGAAATTGTTGGTGTGGAAAGGTTCTCAAGTTATACGGG GTACTCATCATCATTTCGATTTTCTGGTGACTATGTGGATGAAAGGGACGTAGACACCCTTGGAAGACAGAAAACCAGGATtgttgcaattgatgctttAAATAGACCAGGGATGAATCAATACAGCGCAAATCTTCTCCTCCGGTTTTTTAATCTTGGTGTATTTggctttagt TTTGATGCTGCGACCTCAACATCTATGGAAACAGTTgaagaaaattctcaaaatgATTACTGTAGGATGGATCGGTGCAATAATATTGGGGTTGCAACTGGAAACTGGGGATGAAGTGTCTTTGG GAAGACCATAATTCAGTGGCTTGCAGCTTCTCag tttcaggccaaaagaagaaagagattcaagcagctggtgtctcgctaa
- the LOC102660751 gene encoding uncharacterized protein: MSFEDVNAAVSEFARRFNHSHYHPLHLAILKGDWESTKAFLDNDPSALTAKVTAIGGTALHAAAVGGQWQIIEKLVQHVPAQVLSDLDLMGCTCLHYVAMGESTSAAKALVAINPSLTQLTDKKGFTPLIYSITSSKCKEMVWYFVLNTTDEEPGCPFSGPSADQLVALLTAAGFHDITMYLLQRYPNLATLSDSNGSIILNVLSKLPTEFQSGNKLGFWKRCIYHCVPNELDFLPPSHLRGNLKDSYGNSSHHQSHFGGTIWNAIQNIVPGIKLVRETKLRHISSVRLVEFVCRQVSTTNDSEFWQSHMSADIIFNATSSGIVEILRICFQFFPDLVWTHMPHEGFVAQIAIKNRQEKVFSLICEMPIVCKFLILALDESQNTTSHLAARFASPQLASISGAAFQMQKELQWFKEVEKWDHPLHKEVKAKDGKTPWQLFREEHKPLLEEAKNWMKDTSNSCMLVATLIATVVFAASITVPGGNNQDKGFPIYLLDNTFMVFIVSDTLALFSSMASLLMFLSILTARYTEEDFLRRLPERIILGLASLFFSIVTTMIAFGAALDLLLRERLQWVAIPIALLACVPVALFARLQLPLFIQMIISTYGSRIYHHQSLW, encoded by the exons ATGTCTTTCGAAGATGTTAACGCTGCTGTTAGTGAGTTTG CTAGGAGATTTAATCACAGTCACTACCATCCGTTGCATTTAGCAATATTAAAAGGAGATTGGGAATCTACAAAGGCTTTTCTTGACAATGACCCAAGTGCATTGACAGCAAAGGTCACTGCAATTGGTGGGACTGCACTTCATGCTGCAGCTGTAGGAGGGCAGTGGCAAATTATTGAGAAGTTGGTGCAACATGTGCCTGCACAAGTACTTTCAGATCTGGACTTGATGGGTTGTACTTGCCTGCACTATGTTGCAATGGGCGAAAGCACAAGTGCTGCCAAGGCATTGGTTGCTATAAATCCTTCTCTGACACAACTTACTGACAAGAAAGGATTCACACCACTTATCTATAGTATTACCTCTTCTAAATGCAAAGAGATGGTGTGGTACTTTGTTTTGAATACTACAGACGAGGAACCTGGCTGTCCATTCTCGGGTCCTTCTGCTGATCAACTTGTTGCTTTGCTAACTGCTGCAGGATTTCATG ATATCACTATGTATCTTCTCCAGCGCTACCCAAATTTGGCTACTCTCTCAGATTCAAATGGAAGCATTATACTTAATGTTTTGTCAAAATTGCCCACGGAATTCCAAAGTGGAAATAAGCTTGGGTTTTGGAAAAGATGCATTTACCACT GTGTGCCAAATGAACTTGATTTTTTACCACCAAGTCATCTGAGAGGAAATTTGAAAGATTCTTATGGGAATTCAAGCCATCACCAATCTCATTTTGGTGGTACAATATGGAATGCAATTCAGAATATTG TTCCTGGCATAAAGCTAGTCAGAGAGACAAAGTTGAGACACATATCTTCTGTGAGATTGGTGGAATTTGTTTGCAGACAGGTTTCAACCACAAATGACTCTGAATTCTGGCAGTCTCATATGAGTGCAGACATTATTTTCAATGCCACTTCATCTGGCATAGTTGAAATTTTAAGGATTTGTTTCCAGTTTTTTCCTGATTTGGTTTGGACTCACATGCCACATGAAGGATTTGTAGCTCAAATTGCCATCAAGAATCGGCAAGAAAAGGTTTTTAGTCTTATATGCGAGATGCCTATAGTTTGCAAGTTTTTAATCCTGGCATTAGATGAGTCACAGAACACCACATCACATTTAGCAGCAAGGTTTGCTTCTCCTCAGCTGGCATCAATTTCTGGTGCAGCCTTTCAAATGCAAAAAGAGTTACAGTGGTTTAAG GAAGTAGAGAAATGGGATCACCCTCTTCATAAGGAAGTTAAAGCCAAAGATGGTAAAACTCCTTGGCAATTGTTCAGGGAAGAGCATAAGCCTTTGCTAGAAGAAGCAAAGAATTGGATGAAGGATACATCAAACTCTTGTATGTTGGTGGCAACTCTTATTGCTACAGTTGTATTTGCTGCTTCTATAACTGTACCTGGAGGAAACAACCAAGACAAAGGATTTCCAATATACTTGTTAGATAACACATTCATGGTGTTTATTGTGTCAGATACATTAGCTTTGTTTTCCTCCATGGCTTCTCTACTGATGTTTTTATCAATCCTAACAGCACGTTACACGGAAGAAGATTTTCTCAGGAGATTACCTGAGAGAATAATATTGGGTCTGGCTTCTTTGTTCTTTTCTATAGTAACTACAATGATAGCATTTGGAGCAGCTCTGGATTTGTTGCTAAGGGAGAGACTGCAATGGGTGGCAATTCCAATTGCTCTTCTGGCATGTGTCCCGGTTGCTCTATTTGCGAGGCTTCAACTTCCTTTGTTCATACAAATGATCATATCAACTTATGGATCTCGCATATATCATCATCAAAGTCTTTGGTAA
- the LOC102667015 gene encoding uncharacterized protein, protein MEIIQNSTNVGRANVYPPPVLVPCTVFWDYLITLGEHIQGPWLMLKDFNDIILSSEVSGGLFYPSRAFALANFFNECGLLDLGTVRGRFTWRKNIQNGGHMRKKLDRCMVNSGWRLFFPHGLAEVLNPYGSDHNPVLVHCFKSPSIKNTSFHFQAAWTLHPDFRNLVSQTWDSTQGDAIMKLDGVLTFLQLQPNPTWS, encoded by the exons ATGGAGATCATACAAAACTCAACAAATGTTGGACGTGCCAATG TGTATCCCCCACCAGTTTTGGTCCCTTGTACTGTCTTCTGGGACTATTTGATCACCTTGGGGGAGCACATTCAAGGGCCATGGTTGATGCTTAAGGACTTCAATGATATTATTCTTTCCTCAGAGGTATCTGGGGGCCTATTTTATCCCTCTCGAGCCTTTGCTTTAGCAAATTTCTTCAACGAGTGTGGACTTCTAGACCTGGGTACGGTGAGAGGTAGGTTTACATGGCGCAAAAATATCCAAAACGGAGGCCACATGAGAAAAAAGTTGGATAGATGCATGGTGAACTCAGGATGGAGACTTTTCTTCCCTCACGGTCTTGCTGAAGTTCTGAACCCGTATGGTTCAGACCACAACCCCGTCTTGGTCCACTGTTTTAAATCACCATCCATCAAGAATACTTCCTTCCATTTTCAAGCTGCTTGGACTCTTCATCCAGACTTTAGGAATCTTGTCTCTCAAACTTGGGATTCTACTCAGGGGGATGCTATCATGAAGCTGGATGGAGTGCTAACTTTTTTGCAGCTCCAACCCAATCCAACCTGGTCATAA
- the LOC102667400 gene encoding uncharacterized protein: MADVSKQFIWKLGRGDQILFWEDSWVEGGTRLKDKFPELYQVSSQKLQTMASMGSFCESGWEWSFSWRRNLFDNEMGRASEFIDQTATMSPSTSLKDSWVWGADPKGIFSTNSAYLHVKAEHLDEDQCLGFQHLWNIKIPPRALVFSWRLLWDRLPTKDNLIRRHVTIENNLCPFCQNKAESASHLFFLCHKVMPLWWEFQSWVKEPRVLYCRPMDNFLQHFPMSGLKDTNRRWKFWWIAATTSIWKLRNDIIFNNHPFVISKLLDNTIFLSWSWMRGWEKDFTVPFHQWSSSMALAFK; this comes from the coding sequence ATGGCAGATGTTTCAAAGCAGTTCATTTGGAAGCTGGGTAGGGGTGATCAAATTCTTTTTTGGGAGGACTCTTGGGTGGAAGGAGGGACAAGGCTAAAAGATAAATTCCCTGAATTATATCAAGTCTCATCTCAAAAACTTCAGACAATGGCAAGCATGGGATCCTTTTGTGAATCTGGATGGGAATGGAGCTTTTCTTGGAGGCGCAATCTGTTTGATAATGAAATGGGAAGAGCCTCAGAGTTTATTGATCAAACTGCTACAATGAGTCCATCTACATCTTTGAAAGACTCTTGGGTGTGGGGAGCTGACCCTAAAGGAATTTTCTCTACTAATTCTGCCTATCTTCATGTCAAAGCTGAACATCTCGATGAAGATCAATGTCTTGGTTTCCAGCACCTATGGAACATCAAAATCCCTCCTAGAGCCCTAGTTTTTTCTTGGAGACTTCTATGGGACAGATTGCCCACTAAGGATAATTTAATTAGGAGGCATGTTACCATTGAAAATAATCTATGCCCCTTTTGTCAAAACAAAGCTGAATCTGCCTCTCACTTATTCTTCTTGTGTCATAAAGTTATGCCTCTATGGTGGGAATTTCAATCATGGGTTAAGGAACCTAGAGTGCTCTATTGTAGGCCTATGGATAATTTCCTCCAGCACTTTCCCATGTCAGGATTGAAGGATACTAACAGAAGGTGGAAATTTTGGTGGATAGCAGCTACAACATCAATATGGAAGCTCAGAAATGACATTATCTTCAACAATCATCCTTTTGTCATCTCGAAGCTACtggataatacaattttccTCTCTTGGTCTTGGATGAGGGGGTGGGAAAAGGATTTTACTGTTCCTTTTCACCAATGGTCTTCATCTATGGCTTTGGCTTTTAAGTAG
- the LOC102666882 gene encoding ras-associated and pleckstrin homology domains-containing protein 1-like, with product MATFHGCHSPYRASMTAFHGCHSSYRASTFHYHHPHYSSPNETSMAAEDRLKAVLAKLDAATCRLDSQLDALLLKLPPRTSHHLPSSSFAQSPPPPPLSIPTRPPCFAPIQPSPAPLLPLSQTPSSPPPLPLPLTPPPPPPPPLLPPPLKSTPSPTLTAPTIVPPPPAMMPPSPPPPPLPPLVPIQSRPPTLPGPLPMPVLHLSGLVHTTISFNKLFSIVPPCGTSMAVYKLPLMIVALCTTAKPGAIRRKKPWDPGIIFGSNALNPNTLRTKYF from the coding sequence ATGGCTACCTTCCATGGCTGTCACTCACCGTACAGAGCTTCCATGACTGCCTTCCATGGCTGTCACTCGTCATACAGAGCTTCCACCTTCCACTACCACCACCCACACTACTCGTCGCCAAACGAAACTTCAATGGCTGCCGAGGACCGCCTTAAGGCCGTCTTGGCCAAACTTGATGCCGCTACATGCCGCCTCGACTCCCAACTGGACGCCCTTCTCCTTAAACTGCCTCCAAGAACCAGCCACCACCTTCCATCTTCTTCCTTTGCGCAGTCACCACCGCCGCCTCCGCTTTCCATACCGACTCGGCCTCCATGCTTCGCACCCATACAACCAAGTCCTGCACCATTACTGCCTTTGTCGCAAACTCCGTCGTCGCCTCCACCGTTGCCTCTACCGCTGACTCCGCCACCGCCTCCGCCACCTCCATTGTTGCCTCCGCCGCTCAAGTCAACTCCATCACCCACGCTCACCGCACCCACGATCGTGCCACCTCCGCCAGCCATGATGCCTCCATCGCCCCCTCCGCCACCACTTCCGCCTTTGGTACCCATACAGTCGCGGCCCCCAACCTTGCCAGGCCCGCTTCCTATGCCTGTTCTTCATCTGTCCGGTCTCGTTCACACCACCATTTCCTTCAACAAGCTCTTCAGCATTGTTCCTCCTTGTGGGACTTCCATGGCCGTATACAAGCTTCCATTAATGATCGTTGCATTATGCACAACTGCTAAACCAGGTGCAATTCGCCGGAAAAAACCTTGGGATCCCGGTATAATTTTTGGAAGCAATGCGTTGAACCccaacaccttgaggacaaaGTATTTTTGA
- the LOC100810186 gene encoding beta-1,2-xylosyltransferase, which produces MNRRTTLLVRTLLFLFVLNSFSLFLYFITHKTSSSPSSSLQLKKPRTYLTPLSHQTHFSKPWPILPSYLPWSQAPTTAPPRSCEAYFGNGFMRRRDLLLSRGGAGWFRCRHSDTLRSSVCEGGRLRMVPERIAMAKGGEDLSAVMGRREEEELPAFQNGAFEVDGGEVVDREFLVDKKFLDEYVPRGGIDRHTMRDLIAKIRIVRGKDFQCDEWIEEPALLVTRFEYANLFHTVTDWYSAYVSSRVTGLPNRPHLIFVDGHCAAPLEETWRALFSSLRYAKNFSGSVCFRHAILSPLGYETALFKGLTEDIDCYGAPAQELWQNPDDHKTARLSEFGEMVRAAFGLPLNVHRGGKPLFGHNILFVRREDYLAHPRHGGKVESRLSNEQEVFDSLKSWASNYKGCKINLVNGLFAHMSMKDQVRAIQDASVIIGAHGAGLTHIVSALPKTVILEIISSYFRRPHFAYISRWKGLEYHAINLAGSHADTGTVIKELVDIMKSLGC; this is translated from the exons ATGAACAGAAGAACCACTTTGCTTGTTCGAACGCTATTGTTCCTCTTCGTCCTCAActccttctctctcttcctctacTTCATCACCCACaaaacttcttcttctccttcttcttctttacaACTCAAAAAACCTCGCACCTATCTCACACCACTTTCCCACCAAACGCACTTCTCAAAGCCATGGCCTATTCTCCCCTCCTACCTACCGTGGTCGCAGGCTCCTACCACGGCCCCTCCCCGCTCCTGCGAGGCCTACTTCGGGAACGGCTTCATGCGCCGCCGCGACCTCCTCCTCTCCCGCGGCGGAGCCGGGTGGTTCCGGTGCCGCCACAGCGATACGCTCCGGAGCTCGGTGTGCGAGGGAGGGAGGCTCCGCATGGTACCGGAGAGGATCGCCATGGCGAAGGGCGGGGAGGATTTATCGGCGGTGATGGGGCGGAGGGAGGAGGAGGAGCTGCCCGCATTTCAAAACGGTGCGTTTGAGGTTGACGGGGGTGAAGTCGTTGACCGGGAGTTTTTGGTTGACAAAAAGTTTTTGGATGAGTATGTGCCAAGGGGAGGGATCGATAGGCACACCATGCGAGACTTGATCGCCAAGATTCGGATCGTGAGAGGGAAGGATTTTCAATGTGATGAG TGGATTGAGGAACCTGCCCTTCTGGTGACACGTTTTGAGTATGCTAATCTTTTTCACACTGTTACAGACTGGTACAGTGCTTATGTTTCTTCTAGAGTGACTGGTCTGCCTAATCGACCACATTTGATCTTTGTTGACGGCCATTGTGCG GCTCCTCTTGAAGAGACATGGAGAGCTTTATTCTCAAGCCTCAGATATGCTAAAAACTTCAGTGGTTCAGTTTGTTTTCGTCATGCTATTCTCTCACCTTTGGGATATGAGACGGCATTGTTTAAGGGACTAACAGAAGATATAGATTGTTATGGAGCTCCTGCTCAAGAACTATGGCAAAACCCCGATGACCACAAAACTGCACGCCTTTCTGAGTTTGGAGAAATGGTCAGAGCAGCATTTGGGCTACCTTTAAACGTACACCGTGGTGGAAAACCACTCTTTGGACACAACATTCTCTTTGTTCGTCGCGAAGATTATTTAGCTCATCCCCGTCATGGCGGTAAAGTTGAATCACGACTAAGTAACGAACAAGAAGTCTTTGACTCATTGAAGAGCTGGGCATCTAATTATAAAGGGTGTAAAATTAACCTTGTCAATGGATTGTTCGCACACATGTCTATGAAGGATCAGGTGCGAGCCATTCAAGATGCATCGGTCATCATTGGCGCCCATGGTGCCGGTCTTACTCATATAGTATCTGCTTTGCCTAAAACTGTGATTCTGGAGATCATTAGCAGCTATTTCAGACGACCTCATTTTGCATATATTTCGCGGTGGAAAGGGTTAGAGTATCATGCAATCAACCTTGCTGGATCACATGCGGATACTGGAACCGTGATCAAAGAACTGGTTGACATAATGAAAAGCCTTGGATGTTGA